The Acidobacteriota bacterium genomic interval TATAAATATATCTCCACCTTCAACTGAGGGGAGCGTTTTAAAATGGTCTTTTAGAGAGCTGATTATCAAATTCGAATCTGCTCCGATTTTATTAAATATGGGCATTAAGATCGAATCTTTCTGGGTCAACAACCCGTATAAAAGATGCTCTGGAGTTATCTCCTGGTGATTGTATTCTTTGGCTATTTTCTGGGCTTCCTCGAGGGCTTCTTGAGATTTTAAGGTTAATTTTTCTGTATTCATATTCATACGATTATAAATAATTCAATTTTTTTTCTTTTTTCAACATTTCAATTATTTCTTTAACTCTTTGTGATTTTTCCTTCGGACAGATTAAAAGGGCATCATCTGTATCTATTATTACCATATCCTTTACATCGATTAGGGAAATGAGTTTTTTTTCGCTGAAAACAACACATCCTGAGGAATCGATCGTTGTCAGATTTGCTCTTATTGCATTGTTATTTTTGTCCTTCCCCCACAATTCATAAAGAGAAGACCATGAGCCAACATCAGACCAGATAAAGTTAGCCTTGCCCACAAAAACATCGTCAGATTTCTCCATTAACGCATAATCGATTGAAATTGATTGAATTTTTTTATAAATATTTTTTAAAAGGGAGAAATCTTTTTTAGCCAGGGCATTTTCAAATTTTTTATAATAAACAAAAAATTCTGGAGCAAATTTTTCTAATTTATTTTCAAAAGCTTCAATGCTCCATAGAAAAATCCCGCTATTCCAGAAGAAATTTTTAGAAGAAATAAATTCAATTGCCTTTTCTTTAGAGGGCTTCTCCTTGAACTGTTTTACTTCAAAAAAGTAGTTACCGTTTTTTTGAATCTGTTTATTTCTGTTGATTTCAATGTATCCATATCCTGTTTCTGGAGCCTTGGGATTTATCCCAAAAGTTATTAAATAGTCATTCTCTTCAGCGATTTCAAAGGCAGATTTTATAAGTCCGTGAAAAAGTTCATCTTTTCTTATAAAATGATCTGCTGGTAAGATTAGTATTGAGCTATTTCTATCTTTCTTTGAAATGAAAGAAGCGACATAGATAACTGCAGGAGCTGTGTTTTTTGATTCTGGTTCAAGAAGGATGTTTTCTTTATTAAATTTCGGAAATATTTTTTTTATTTTTTTATAGAAAGATTCATGGGTAACGATAATTATATTTTTTTCCGGAATCATCGGTTTTATTCTTTTAACTGTTTCTTCAATCATAGGACTTTTACTTATTACAGGAAGGAATTGCTTTGGGTTATTTTGCCTTGACCATGGCCAGAATCTTGTTCCCATGCCCCCTGCCAAGATTACAGCCCATCTTTGCATTTTTATCTCCAGAATAAGTTATAAAAAATCATAAGAATTCCAACAAAAAAACAATAGAAAGAAAAAATGAAGAATTTACCTTTTTTTATTATTGAAAAAAGATACTTAAGGGAGATAAGACCAACTAAAAAAGAAAAGAAAACGCCAGATATCATTATCGTTAAATCTTCATTTTGCAATTGCTTTACCTTTAGAGATTCATAAAAAAGAGCTCCAAGAATTGCAGGAATAGATAATAAAAATGAAAATTTTGTGGCGATTTCTTTTTTCCAACCCAGTAACAAAGCTATTCCTATTGTCATTCCTGACCTTGAAATTCCTGGAGCTATTGCTAAACCCTGGAATATTCCGATTAGAAATGGATGAATTACATGAACATTTCTCCTTTCTTTTGCGTATTTAGTAATAAACAATATGATTCCAGTGATAAGAAAGGAATATCCGATGTATTTTAAAGTACCGAACAATTTTTCAAATTCTTTATCAAAAAGAATCCCAATCAACGCTGTTGGTATAAGGGCGATTAACATATACAACAAAAAAATATGGCCTCTGATAATTAAAAAAGGGTTTGACTCATTTTTACTTTTTATAATTGAAAACAGAATTTCTATTATATCTTTTCTTAAATATAAAATAATCGCCAGAAGGGTTCCTCCATGGAGAACAATATCAAACATAATCTGAGGCTCTCTTATTCCAAATAAGAATTGAAATAATACTAAATGGCCTGAGCTGGATATAGGGAAGAATTCAGTTGTTCCTTGGACAATGGATAGAAATATTACCTCGAAAAAATTTACGCTACTCAATTTTTGCCCCTCACAGTTATAGTTATGCCAGTGTATCTTTTAATTTAATTTTAATTTCATGCACTTTTTTCTCAATCAGACTTTGGATTTTTTCTAAGTCCTTTTCCGTGTCTGCCTCAAACCTCATAACTAAAACTGGCTGAGTGTTTGAAGCCCTCACCAATGCCCATCCTTTTTCAAAATTTATTCTTACGCCATCAACATTAATATATGGGTAATCTTTGAATTCTTTCTTCATTTCCTCAACAACTTTAAATTTCAAGTCATCAGAACTGGGGATGCGGATTTCAGGGCTAAAATAAGTTCTCGGAAGATCTTTTAACAATGATGAAAGAGGGTTAGAGGTATTTGATAGGATCTCAAGAATTCTTGCTCCTGTATAAATAGCATCGTCGAAACCAAAATACCTATCAGCAAAAAATATATGTCCGCTCATTTCTCCTGCTAAGAGTGCTCTTTCATCCCTAATCTTTTTTTTCATCAGTGAATGCCCTGTTTTCCACATGATTGGATGACCACCAAGTTTTTTAATTTCTTCAAACAGCAGTTTTGAGGATTTAACCTCAGCTATAATAGTGGCACCAGG includes:
- a CDS encoding sugar phosphate nucleotidyltransferase, which translates into the protein MQRWAVILAGGMGTRFWPWSRQNNPKQFLPVISKSPMIEETVKRIKPMIPEKNIIIVTHESFYKKIKKIFPKFNKENILLEPESKNTAPAVIYVASFISKKDRNSSILILPADHFIRKDELFHGLIKSAFEIAEENDYLITFGINPKAPETGYGYIEINRNKQIQKNGNYFFEVKQFKEKPSKEKAIEFISSKNFFWNSGIFLWSIEAFENKLEKFAPEFFVYYKKFENALAKKDFSLLKNIYKKIQSISIDYALMEKSDDVFVGKANFIWSDVGSWSSLYELWGKDKNNNAIRANLTTIDSSGCVVFSEKKLISLIDVKDMVIIDTDDALLICPKEKSQRVKEIIEMLKKEKKLNYL
- a CDS encoding undecaprenyl-diphosphate phosphatase: MSSVNFFEVIFLSIVQGTTEFFPISSSGHLVLFQFLFGIREPQIMFDIVLHGGTLLAIILYLRKDIIEILFSIIKSKNESNPFLIIRGHIFLLYMLIALIPTALIGILFDKEFEKLFGTLKYIGYSFLITGIILFITKYAKERRNVHVIHPFLIGIFQGLAIAPGISRSGMTIGIALLLGWKKEIATKFSFLLSIPAILGALFYESLKVKQLQNEDLTIMISGVFFSFLVGLISLKYLFSIIKKGKFFIFSFYCFFVGILMIFYNLFWR